From Candidatus Sphingomonas colombiensis, one genomic window encodes:
- a CDS encoding amidohydrolase family protein produces MSLSLSRRKLLGGAMASAVAGASAVTAQTAPPRRTLIRNVRIFDGASTQLSDGHVLIEGALIKHVSTSPLPEAGVDQIIEGAARTLMPGLIDAHWHMTAASASFADLNGSDPGLMYAKSVAEAQRSIMRGFTTVRDTGGPSFGLKAAIDTGVIPGPRVFPSGAIISQTGGHGDMSAPFDRPHTLGGEPPHTDLVGQSVVANGTPEVLAAVRDQLRKGASQIKMALGGGVVSDFDPIDSIQFVPDELRAAVQAARDWGTYVAAHVYTSAGIRRALEGGVLSIEHGHLADEATIALMGQKNAWLSIQPFELGDNSLSHAQMEKVTSTGMVGSWKPALELAKKHGVKVAFGTDLLFQPPGRLTENIMLTRFAQVFGNAETLRIATSGNAALLAMSGPRNPYRQAPLGVIRAGAWADLLIVRGNPLEQIDLIARPDANFDLIMKNGSIYKNL; encoded by the coding sequence ATGAGCTTGTCGCTTTCCCGCCGCAAGCTGCTGGGCGGCGCCATGGCGTCGGCGGTTGCGGGCGCTTCGGCGGTCACCGCGCAAACCGCGCCGCCGCGGCGCACTTTGATCCGCAACGTGCGCATCTTCGATGGCGCTTCCACGCAATTGAGCGATGGCCATGTGCTGATCGAGGGCGCGTTGATCAAGCATGTGTCCACGTCGCCGTTGCCCGAGGCCGGCGTCGATCAGATTATCGAGGGTGCCGCCCGTACATTGATGCCGGGGCTGATAGACGCGCACTGGCATATGACGGCCGCGTCCGCGTCGTTCGCCGATCTGAACGGCAGCGACCCCGGCCTGATGTATGCGAAGAGCGTGGCTGAGGCGCAGCGCTCGATCATGCGTGGGTTCACCACGGTGCGCGATACGGGTGGCCCCTCGTTCGGGCTCAAAGCGGCAATCGATACAGGCGTGATTCCGGGCCCGCGCGTGTTCCCGAGCGGGGCGATCATTTCGCAAACCGGCGGCCATGGCGATATGTCGGCGCCGTTCGATCGCCCGCACACGCTTGGCGGGGAACCGCCCCACACGGATCTCGTCGGCCAGTCGGTCGTGGCGAACGGCACGCCCGAGGTGCTGGCCGCCGTCCGCGATCAACTCCGCAAGGGCGCGAGCCAGATCAAGATGGCGCTGGGCGGCGGCGTCGTTTCGGATTTCGATCCGATCGACAGCATCCAGTTCGTGCCGGATGAGCTGCGCGCGGCGGTGCAGGCGGCGCGCGACTGGGGCACCTATGTCGCCGCTCATGTCTATACCTCGGCCGGCATCCGCCGCGCTCTGGAGGGCGGCGTTCTCTCGATCGAGCACGGCCATCTGGCGGACGAAGCGACGATCGCGCTGATGGGCCAGAAGAATGCGTGGCTCAGCATTCAGCCATTCGAGCTTGGCGACAATTCACTGTCGCACGCCCAGATGGAAAAGGTCACGTCGACCGGAATGGTGGGCAGCTGGAAGCCTGCGCTCGAACTGGCGAAGAAGCATGGCGTGAAGGTCGCCTTTGGCACCGATCTCTTGTTTCAGCCGCCCGGCCGCCTGACCGAGAATATCATGCTCACGCGGTTCGCGCAGGTGTTCGGCAATGCGGAGACGCTGCGGATCGCAACCTCGGGCAATGCGGCGCTGCTGGCGATGAGCGGGCCTCGCAATCCGTATCGCCAGGCTCCGCTCGGCGTGATCCGGGCCGGCGCCTGGGCGGATCTGCTGATCGTCCGGGGCAATCCGCTGGAACAGATCGACCTGATCGCGCGGCCAGACGCGAACTTCGATCTCATCATGAAAAACGGCTCAATTTACAAAAACTTATAA
- a CDS encoding aspartate aminotransferase family protein, with protein MSAILPVYAPAPVTPVRGEGIWLIEADGTRWLDCIGGVATNALGHCHPVLVSALRHQADKLWHISNALRIDGQQALAQRLVDSCFADRVFFCNTGTEAVECAIKMARKYHAARGETERVDVIGLAGSFHGRTFAALNASGNDAYLSGFGPRMPGFVQLDLDDAEAIEAAIGAATAAAVIIEPVQGEGGARAISGEMLLRLRRLCTANGVLLIHDEVQSGMGRTGKLFAHQWFDGAAPDIMAIAKALGAGFPVGACVASETAAAAMTVGTHGSTFGGNPLAMAVATAAFDVLADEAMLSNAREISGYLRDGLAAISRQYPQIIQELRGKGLLVGLKLAVNNREFMAQAREEFLLLSGGGDNIVRILPPLILTRAEGDEILRRVGATCEAIATQRQAA; from the coding sequence ATGTCCGCCATACTTCCCGTTTACGCGCCCGCCCCCGTCACGCCGGTTCGCGGCGAAGGCATCTGGCTGATCGAAGCCGACGGCACGCGCTGGCTCGACTGTATCGGCGGCGTCGCGACAAATGCACTGGGGCATTGCCATCCAGTCCTGGTTTCCGCGCTTCGGCATCAGGCGGACAAATTGTGGCATATTTCCAATGCACTGCGCATCGACGGGCAACAGGCGTTGGCGCAGCGACTGGTCGATTCCTGTTTTGCTGACCGGGTGTTCTTCTGCAACACCGGCACCGAAGCGGTGGAATGCGCGATCAAGATGGCGCGCAAATATCACGCCGCGCGCGGCGAGACCGAGCGGGTTGACGTGATCGGCCTTGCCGGATCGTTCCATGGCCGCACGTTCGCCGCGCTCAATGCCTCCGGCAATGATGCTTATCTCAGCGGGTTCGGCCCGCGCATGCCCGGCTTCGTTCAACTCGATCTCGACGATGCGGAAGCGATCGAGGCCGCGATCGGCGCCGCCACCGCCGCCGCGGTCATTATCGAGCCGGTGCAGGGCGAAGGCGGCGCGCGTGCGATCAGCGGCGAAATGCTGCTGCGGCTGCGTCGGCTTTGCACGGCGAACGGGGTACTGCTGATCCACGACGAGGTGCAAAGCGGCATGGGCCGCACCGGCAAGCTCTTCGCGCATCAATGGTTCGATGGAGCGGCCCCGGACATCATGGCCATCGCCAAGGCGCTGGGCGCGGGCTTCCCGGTGGGCGCGTGCGTGGCGAGCGAAACGGCCGCCGCCGCGATGACTGTCGGCACCCATGGCTCCACCTTCGGCGGCAACCCCCTCGCAATGGCGGTCGCCACCGCCGCGTTCGATGTGCTGGCGGATGAGGCTATGCTCAGCAACGCGCGCGAGATATCGGGCTATCTGCGCGACGGGCTCGCCGCGATTTCGCGCCAATACCCGCAGATCATTCAGGAATTGCGCGGCAAGGGGTTGCTCGTCGGCCTGAAGCTGGCGGTCAACAATCGTGAGTTCATGGCGCAGGCACGCGAGGAGTTTCTGCTGCTCTCGGGCGGGGGAGACAATATCGTTCGCATATTGCCCCCGTTGATCCTGACGCGCGCCGAGGGTGATGAGATCCTGCGCCGGGTGGGCGCGACGTGCGAAGCCATCGCGACGCAGCGGCAGGCGGCCTGA
- a CDS encoding alpha/beta hydrolase-fold protein: protein MSMLRKIGFALAATLLSVAGSAQAQRRADAGAVRQDRAPGEPVTFAGARQYDMVSASTGRAYRIYLSIPASPPPPAGYPVLFVTDGDTNFIPAAIQSRLQVGEGVAPAVIVGIGYPDNDRLNRRNLDFTPPTPAEHVPPGLRDAWLNKQTSFGDAEPFFRFITQEVRPFVAAHARIDPANQALFGHSLGGLFTVQTMLAHPGAFRSYIASSPSLWWNDGELLKSPAHARAMKQQRLLVTVGALEQSTDQLLLPIGHDRDVMIATIKLARMVDNARELVGSIPSDGGSGNVALLEITPANFHAGNLSASIGRALRFAFSPPSDAGSAGK from the coding sequence ATGAGCATGTTGCGAAAGATCGGATTCGCGCTCGCCGCGACGCTGCTCTCCGTTGCCGGATCCGCGCAGGCGCAACGCCGTGCCGATGCCGGTGCCGTGCGGCAAGATCGCGCGCCCGGCGAACCCGTCACGTTCGCCGGCGCCCGTCAGTATGACATGGTTTCGGCCAGCACGGGCCGGGCTTACCGAATTTACCTTTCCATCCCGGCATCACCGCCGCCGCCTGCCGGCTATCCGGTGCTTTTCGTCACCGACGGCGACACCAATTTCATTCCGGCGGCGATCCAGTCGCGTTTGCAGGTTGGCGAAGGAGTCGCCCCGGCGGTGATCGTCGGGATCGGCTATCCGGACAATGATCGCCTCAACCGCCGCAATCTTGATTTCACGCCGCCGACACCGGCCGAGCATGTGCCGCCGGGGCTGCGCGATGCGTGGCTGAACAAGCAGACCAGCTTCGGCGACGCGGAGCCGTTTTTCCGCTTCATTACCCAGGAGGTGCGCCCATTCGTTGCGGCGCACGCCCGGATCGATCCCGCCAATCAGGCGCTGTTCGGCCATTCGCTCGGCGGCCTGTTCACCGTCCAGACGATGCTGGCCCACCCCGGCGCCTTTCGCAGCTATATCGCCAGCAGTCCCTCGCTGTGGTGGAACGACGGCGAGTTGCTGAAGAGCCCGGCGCACGCGCGCGCCATGAAGCAGCAGCGCCTGCTGGTGACCGTCGGCGCGCTGGAACAATCGACGGATCAACTGCTGCTGCCCATCGGGCATGATCGAGATGTGATGATCGCCACCATCAAACTGGCGCGGATGGTGGACAATGCCCGCGAACTGGTCGGCTCCATCCCGAGCGACGGAGGCAGCGGCAACGTCGCGCTGCTCGAAATAACCCCGGCCAATTTCCACGCCGGCAATCTCTCCGCTTCGATCGGGCGAGCGTTGCGCTTTGCCTTCAGCCCTCCCTCGGATGCGGGGAGCGCCGGGAAATGA
- a CDS encoding Lrp/AsnC family transcriptional regulator has protein sequence MSSIAEEHRFESLPTEDRKELDSFDMRILRELTIDGRITWRELAERIGRSLTPTLRRVRQLEENGFIRGYTACLDETRLSGPMVVFITVRLERQISKVMDAFEADVAELPEIMSAFLMTGGSDYLLRAVVRDLEHYRELIETITRIDNVGRIQSNIALKSFVNRTASLPFRASSQRAAR, from the coding sequence ATGTCCAGCATCGCTGAGGAGCATCGCTTCGAATCCTTGCCGACCGAGGATCGCAAGGAGCTGGACAGCTTCGACATGCGAATATTGCGCGAACTGACCATCGATGGGCGCATCACCTGGCGTGAACTGGCCGAGCGGATCGGACGCTCACTGACGCCGACGCTCCGGCGCGTTCGTCAGCTGGAAGAAAATGGCTTTATCAGGGGCTATACCGCCTGCCTCGACGAAACGCGGCTCAGTGGCCCGATGGTCGTGTTCATCACGGTCAGGCTGGAGCGTCAGATCAGCAAGGTGATGGACGCTTTCGAAGCCGATGTCGCCGAGCTGCCGGAGATCATGAGCGCATTCCTGATGACCGGCGGATCGGATTATCTGTTGCGGGCGGTGGTGCGCGATCTGGAGCATTATCGCGAGCTTATCGAAACGATCACCCGGATCGACAATGTCGGACGGATTCAGAGCAATATCGCGCTAAAATCCTTCGTGAATCGCACGGCCTCGCTGCCGTTTCGCGCGTCTTCGCAGCGAGCGGCGCGCTGA
- a CDS encoding spermidine synthase — protein sequence MLPRILIDTTTVPGGAEMRLVQRGRDWFIMLGREELMSSRMSGSEEALATLACDRVSADARLLIGGYGMGFTLRAALAQLGPKAQVTVAELVPAVIEWAKGPMAEIAAGCLDDPRVTIALDDVGAVIAAGPKAYDAILLDVDNGPDGLTRIGNDRLYSPTGLAAAKAALRPGGLLAIWSAAPDAAFTRALGRAGFKVEEVVIRARASGKGARHIIWIASI from the coding sequence ATGCTTCCCCGCATATTGATCGACACGACCACCGTGCCCGGCGGCGCAGAGATGCGGCTGGTGCAGCGCGGCCGCGACTGGTTCATCATGCTCGGGCGCGAAGAGTTGATGAGCAGCCGCATGAGCGGCTCCGAAGAGGCGCTGGCAACGCTCGCATGCGATCGCGTGTCGGCGGACGCGCGCTTGCTGATCGGCGGCTATGGCATGGGCTTCACGTTGCGCGCGGCGTTGGCGCAGCTTGGTCCGAAAGCGCAGGTGACGGTGGCCGAACTGGTGCCGGCGGTGATCGAATGGGCAAAAGGGCCGATGGCGGAAATCGCGGCTGGCTGCCTAGACGATCCGCGCGTCACGATCGCGCTGGACGACGTCGGGGCGGTGATCGCGGCCGGACCGAAAGCCTATGACGCCATCCTCCTCGATGTCGATAACGGCCCGGATGGCCTGACGCGGATCGGCAACGATCGCCTCTATTCGCCCACCGGGCTGGCCGCGGCGAAGGCGGCGCTTCGGCCCGGCGGCCTGCTCGCGATCTGGTCCGCCGCGCCGGATGCCGCCTTCACGCGCGCGCTCGGGCGGGCCGGGTTCAAGGTCGAAGAGGTGGTCATTCGCGCCCGCGCCAGCGGCAAGGGTGCGCGGCACATCATCTGGATCGCGAGTATTTAG
- a CDS encoding amidohydrolase produces the protein MITRRNFIAAATSGAALAGYAPRAFGGLPPTTGELTTIYRNARIWTGVSNAAWTDAIGVAGDRIAALGSADVARRRGPRTRIIDLAGAFVVPGMTDNHTHFVIGSMMLTQVDLLSAATPDAFKSALAAAAQKLPAGKWLEGFGWDAERWGGELPTRQWIDAHTPNTPVAVTRTDGHTKLVNSLALKLAGIDRHTPDPAGGTILRDSAGEPTGILRDNALELVERVIPPASDAEVDAAVKLGIARALSRGVTQAHGTDLDWTAHHAFRRLRAAGEPGMRFYSLVPAQDWEKLAELIRSDGRGDDWVRWGGVKAFVDGSLGSRTAYMDAPYADDPHNHGLVRQPAEVLKGWIAGADAAGLQVACHAIGTAANELALDIFAEVAARNGPRDRRFRIEHAQHLLDRSIPRFKAQQVIASMQPYHAIDDGRWAARPLGENRLHGSWAFRSLLDAGATVTFGSDWPVAPLDPLAGIQAAVLRQTTDGRYPGGFVPEQRVTVAEALHAYTAANAFAGFQEDRLGTIATGKLADFVVLAENPAEVAPAKIAKVEVLSTIVGGVERFTRTA, from the coding sequence ATGATTACGCGCCGCAATTTCATCGCTGCCGCCACATCCGGCGCCGCATTGGCCGGCTACGCGCCCCGGGCGTTTGGCGGCCTGCCCCCAACCACGGGCGAACTCACCACCATCTACCGCAATGCCCGCATCTGGACGGGCGTATCCAATGCGGCGTGGACGGACGCGATCGGCGTTGCCGGCGATCGCATCGCCGCACTGGGCTCGGCCGATGTTGCGCGTCGGCGTGGGCCGCGAACCCGGATCATCGATCTCGCCGGCGCCTTTGTCGTGCCCGGTATGACGGACAATCACACCCATTTCGTCATCGGATCGATGATGCTGACGCAGGTGGATCTGCTGTCCGCCGCCACGCCGGACGCTTTCAAATCGGCGCTCGCCGCCGCCGCGCAGAAACTGCCCGCCGGCAAATGGCTCGAAGGGTTTGGTTGGGATGCGGAGCGTTGGGGCGGCGAACTGCCAACCCGCCAGTGGATTGACGCGCACACGCCGAACACGCCGGTCGCCGTCACCCGCACCGACGGCCACACCAAGCTGGTGAATTCGCTGGCGCTGAAGCTGGCCGGGATCGATCGCCATACGCCCGATCCGGCGGGCGGCACGATCCTGCGCGACAGCGCTGGCGAGCCGACCGGCATCCTGCGCGACAATGCGCTCGAACTGGTGGAGCGGGTGATTCCGCCGGCGTCCGACGCGGAGGTCGATGCGGCCGTGAAGCTGGGGATCGCCCGCGCGCTTTCGCGTGGCGTCACCCAGGCCCATGGCACCGATCTGGACTGGACCGCGCATCACGCATTCCGCCGGCTGCGCGCCGCCGGAGAGCCGGGCATGCGCTTCTATTCGCTGGTCCCGGCGCAGGATTGGGAGAAGCTCGCAGAGCTGATCCGCAGCGACGGTCGCGGCGACGATTGGGTTCGCTGGGGCGGCGTGAAGGCATTCGTCGATGGGTCGCTCGGCTCCCGTACCGCCTATATGGACGCGCCTTATGCGGACGATCCGCATAATCATGGGCTCGTCCGCCAGCCGGCCGAGGTATTGAAAGGCTGGATAGCAGGCGCGGACGCCGCCGGACTGCAAGTCGCCTGCCACGCGATCGGCACGGCGGCCAACGAACTGGCGCTCGATATCTTCGCCGAGGTAGCGGCCCGAAACGGCCCGCGCGATCGGCGCTTCCGCATCGAGCATGCCCAGCATTTGCTCGACCGCTCGATCCCCCGCTTCAAGGCGCAGCAGGTCATCGCCTCGATGCAACCCTATCACGCCATCGACGACGGTCGCTGGGCCGCGCGGCCGCTCGGGGAAAATCGCCTGCACGGATCATGGGCGTTTCGTTCGCTGCTCGATGCCGGCGCGACCGTGACTTTCGGATCCGACTGGCCGGTCGCCCCGCTGGATCCGCTCGCGGGAATCCAGGCGGCGGTGCTGCGTCAGACGACCGATGGCCGATATCCCGGCGGCTTCGTGCCGGAACAGCGGGTCACGGTGGCCGAGGCCTTGCACGCCTATACCGCGGCAAACGCCTTCGCCGGATTTCAGGAAGACCGGCTTGGCACCATCGCGACGGGCAAGCTCGCCGATTTCGTCGTGCTGGCGGAAAATCCGGCGGAGGTCGCGCCCGCCAAAATCGCGAAGGTGGAAGTGCTGTCGACGATCGTCGGGGGCGTGGAGCGGTTCACCAGGACTGCTTGA
- a CDS encoding LysR substrate-binding domain-containing protein, which produces MKDDRRQTLPPMTMLHSFAAAVRYGNFTRAGAEIGLTQSAVSRQIAGLEHWLGRALFDRIGRRIRLNEAGHAYAQAILPALDMIRRATGAVLEEGSDIRVIELAALPSFATRWLAPRLALLQQAAPGVILNVTSRSDEFDFATEHFDAAIHYGLPNWPDVEHRFLFRERCVPVLAPAMLERHGVRAPADILKLPLLAHSWRSDAWSLWTKACGLPPPPRKIPIFSNFMTLAEAVIAGAGAALIPSFMIEPEIESGRLISPFDIALEDEKAYYCVFPPDRKRNPTFARFLEWLEHQAGPSATASPIA; this is translated from the coding sequence ATGAAGGACGATCGCCGCCAGACGCTGCCCCCGATGACGATGCTGCACAGTTTTGCCGCAGCCGTCCGCTATGGAAATTTTACGCGCGCCGGCGCCGAAATCGGCCTGACGCAAAGCGCGGTCAGCCGGCAGATCGCGGGGCTGGAACACTGGCTCGGCAGGGCGCTGTTCGACAGAATCGGACGGCGCATAAGGTTGAACGAGGCCGGCCATGCTTATGCCCAGGCGATTCTTCCCGCACTCGATATGATCCGCAGGGCCACGGGGGCGGTTCTGGAGGAGGGGAGCGATATCCGCGTAATCGAACTCGCGGCATTGCCGAGTTTCGCGACGCGCTGGCTCGCGCCGCGACTGGCGTTGCTTCAGCAGGCGGCGCCCGGCGTCATATTGAACGTCACCAGCCGCTCGGACGAGTTCGACTTCGCGACCGAGCACTTCGACGCCGCGATCCATTACGGCCTGCCGAACTGGCCGGATGTCGAGCATCGCTTCCTGTTTCGCGAACGTTGTGTTCCCGTGCTGGCGCCCGCCATGTTGGAGCGCCATGGTGTTCGCGCGCCGGCGGACATCCTGAAATTGCCGCTGCTTGCCCATAGCTGGCGAAGCGACGCCTGGTCGCTGTGGACCAAGGCGTGCGGATTGCCGCCTCCGCCGCGGAAAATACCGATCTTCTCAAACTTCATGACTCTTGCCGAAGCGGTCATCGCAGGGGCTGGCGCCGCGCTGATCCCGAGCTTCATGATCGAACCAGAAATCGAGAGCGGGCGCCTCATCAGCCCGTTCGACATCGCGCTTGAAGACGAAAAGGCATATTATTGCGTCTTTCCGCCGGATCGGAAACGCAACCCGACGTTCGCGCGGTTTTTGGAATGGCTTGAGCATCAAGCAGGGCCGTCCGCGACCGCCAGTCCGATCGCGTAA